From the Kribbella sp. CA-293567 genome, the window GGCCTCGTTCGGGCCACCGCCGGTCATCACGAAGATCTGCTCGAACGCCTGCAGCGTGGTGATCGTGGAGAGCACCAGGACCAGGAACGTGGTGCCCGAAACACCCGGCAGCGTGACGTGGCGGAACCGCTGCCAGGCGTTGCCGCCGTCGGTCTCGGCCGCCTCGTACAACTCCTTCGGGATGGTCTGCAGGCCGGCCAGGAAGAGCACCATCATCGCGCCGACGCCCTTCCAGACCGCGACCAGCGCGAGGGTCGGGATGACCAGCACCGGGCTCTGCAGCCAGACCTGTTCGGGAAGTCCGAGCTTGGCCAGGACCGAGTTGGCGAGACCGGACTTCGGGTTGAAGACGGCGTCGGCGACGTACGCGATCACTACCCAGGAGGAGATCACCGGAACGAAGTACGCGCCGCGGAGAACGGAGATGAAGCGGAGCTTCTGGTTCAGGGCGACCGCCAGCACGAGGGCGAGGAAGGTCTGGGCGGGGACGTAGAGGACGGCGAAGTAGCCGGTGTTCAGGAGGGTCTTCCAGAACGCCTCGTCACCCGCGAGCCGGCGGAAGTTGCCGAGGCCGATCCAGCTGGGAGCGCTCATCGTGTCGTAGTCGGTGAAGCTCAGATACGCCAGCGCGAGCACGGGCCAGGCCGTCAGCACCAGGAGATGCAGCAGGTACGGCGACGCGAACAGCGTCGCCCAGGCCCGCCGGCTCATTTCGCCGCGGAGAAGCGGTCAATGACCTGCTGGGCCGACTGCTGAGCGGCCTTCGTGGCGTCCGCGACGCTCTTGTCCTTCGACAGAGCCTGGTTGATCTCGGTCGACAGCGCCTTCGTGTACTCCGTCCAGACCGGGTTGACGCCCAGGTCGTCGGAGTCCTTCAGCGCGTCGACGAAGACCTGCCGAGCGGCCGGCGCCGTACCGGGCTCGAGGAACGCCTCCGAGGCCGCGACCGCCTTGTTGATCGGGATCGCCTCGCCGATACCGGTCCACTGCGTCTGCGGCTTCTCCGAGGCGAAGTACGTGATCCACTTCCACGCGGCCTCCGCCTTCGGGTCCGACGCGGCCCGGTTGACCACCCAGGAGTTCACCACCGCGACATTGCCGCGCTTGCCGCTCGGTCCCTTCGGCAACGGCGCGACGTCGAAGTCGACCTTGGCCTGGACGGCGGGCAGCACCCGGGCGTAGATGCCGAACTGCATCGCCACCTGGCCGCTCGGGAACAGGTTCTGCGAGCCGCCCAGCGCTTCGGTACCGACCACGTCGGGGCCGATCTTCTGGGTGTAGAGCTGGTCGAGCGTCCAGTCCAGCGCCGCCCGGCTGCCCGGGTTGTCGATCGTCACCTTCTTGTTGCTGTCAGCAAGAATCTCGCCACCGAAGGCCTTCATCTGCGGCCACCAGCTCTCGGTGAAGCTCTTCGAGTACAGTCGCATCCCCCAGACGTCCGGCTTGCCGTCACCGTTGGTGTCGCGGGTCAGCTTCCTGGCCGCGGCGGCGAGGTCGTCGTAGGTCCACTCCGCGGTCGGCGGTGCCACCTTGGCGGCGGCGAACAACTTCTTGTTGTAGAAGAGCACCGGAGTCTGCGCGCCCTGCGGGAAGCCGAAGAGCTTGCCGTCGGCATCTTTGTTGAGCTCGACGCCGTAGTAGTCGTCGGCCTTGATCCCGGCCGCGAAGTCACTGAGGTCGCGCAGGCTGTTGCGGCCGGCGTACTCCTGGACCATCACGCCGTCCGAGAGCCACACGTCGGGCGCCTTGCCGCCGGCCAGCTGGGTGCGGAGGCGGGTGAAGAAGTCGTCGTACGGCGCGGACGAGAGCTCCAGCTTGATGTTCGGGTTCTGCCGGCCGAACTCCTCGGCCAGGGCCCGCATCGTCTTGTCGGCGGCGCCACCGGCCTCGGCGTAGTACCCGAGCTTCAGGCTGATCTGGCCGCCACTTGCCGCATCGTCGTTGTTTCCGTCACCGCACGCGGCGAGCGTGGCCAGCAGCGCTCCCGCGGCGGTCAGGGCGATGGCTCGCCTGGTGAGGTTGTTCATGGTCGGTTCTCCGATTCGGCGCCGCAGGAGGCCCGGATGACCAGGCGTGGCTGCAGCTGGACTTGAGGTATGGGAGTCGTCTCGCCCTGTCCGAGGCGGCGTAGCAGGAGCTCTGCTGCCAGCGCCCCCACCTCGGCCTTCGGTGGGGAGACGGCGGTCAGCGGGACCTCGCCGAGGTCCGCCACTTCGTCGTCATAGGCAACGATCGCGAGATCGTCCGGCACCGTCAGCCCGAGTCTGCGGGCATGCAGGACGAGTGCGGAGGCATCACGATCGCCGAGACAGAAGACCGCGCTGACGTCGTTGTCGACGCAGGTCCGGGTGTAGGCGGCGAGTTCTTCGGAGGACCACTCCTCGCGCCGCTGGGTGGCGATGGGCAGCACCGGCAGACCGAACTCCGCGATCGCGCGTTCGTAGCCCGCGTGGATCGCGTCCGCGGTACCGGTGCGGTGCCGGCCGAGATGGCCGATCCGCCGGTGCCCGAGCTCGACCAGGTGCCGGACGGCCGCGTAGGCGCCGCCCTGGTGGTTGGTGCAGACATAGGGTGTGGCGTCGTCAGGTGCCGGGTGAGGCGGACGCCGTTCGATCAGGGCGTACGGCACGGGCAGGCCGGGCAGCTCCTCGAAGTACCGGTCCGGCTCGGCCATCAGGTGCAGGTTGGGCACCAGCAGGAGTCCGTCGACTCCGGCGTCCAGCAGTTGCCTGGTCTGCTCGGCCTCACGATCGAGGTTGTACTCCGAGCTGGACAGGATCACCCGTACGCCGGCCGCGCTCAGCACCCGCTCGATCCCCTCGATCACCTTCGGGTAGAAGTACGACGTCGAGGGGACCAGTACGCCGACGAACCTGCGCTGCAGCGCACTGTCCGCCGGGACCGCGAGCACGAAAGTGCCCGCACCCTGCCGCCGGGCGACCAGGTGGTCGTCGATCAGCAGGTCGACGGCACGGCGCACGGTGTTGATCCCGACCTGATGGGTCCGGGCCAACTCCGGCTCGGTCGGCAGCCGGTCGCCGACCGCCCATCGGCCGGTCAGGATCTGCTCCCGCAACTGGTGCGCCAGGGTCCGGAACTTCATCCCTCGCGGCACCTCGTCGGGTCCGTGCTCGTTCGTCATGTCGCTCATCCTGAAAGGCAATTCATCCCTCGTCAAGGCATGTATTAGGAATGATTTCCGAAGCATTGACGACTCAAGCGGTAATCCTCATTCTGAGCGGCACGGCAATTGTCCAGAAATTCATTCTCTCCAAGGAAGGTTTCCGCGATGAGAAGAATCAAAGCACTGGCACTGCTCACCGCCCTCACGCTCGGTACTGCCGGCTCGCCCCAGGCGGCCGCCGCGCCCGCGCCCGAGCCGCCCTCACCCGTCAACCGGCCGGCCGAGGTGAGCGCATTGCGGGTGAACACGTTCGAGCGGCCCGCCAGCGGATCGGCGTACACCCGCGCGGCCTGGCAGACCGACGGCTGGACCGCCGCCTGGGACGAGGGATTCAGTTCACGGAGCTGGATCGACGGCGTCAATTTCCACCACAACGGCAGCAAGTCGCTGCGCATCTTCTATCCGAAGGGAAAGATCGGGCCGGCCGATTCCGGGGCGCAGATACCGCTGGACCTGAGTTCCGCCCGGGAGTACTACGTGTCGCAGTGGGTGCGGTTCAGCAGTGACTTCAGTTGGGGCACGACCGAATTCGCCGGCAAGGTCGGCGTCGGACTGGCCGGCGGCGCCGCCTGCTCCGGCGGCGATCCCTGCAACGGCTACAACGGATTCACCGTCCGGCCGATCTGGCGCAGCGGCGGCCAGGCGGCGATCTACTACTACTCGATGAACCACGCCGGCGAGTACGGCGACTACCTGAACCTGACGAACGCCGCCGGCGCCGGGATCAAGTGGCCGCGCGGGTCCTGGGTGAACATCGTCCAGCGGGTCCGGGTGAACACCGTGACGAATGGCAACGCGAACGCCGACGGCCAGATCCAGGTCTGGTTCAACGGAGTCTCCGCGGCCAGCATCTCGGGCCTGCGCTTCGTCCGCAACGGCGACCTGATCAACCGCGCGTACTTCTCCTCGTTCGCGGGCGGCGCCACCGCCTCGTTCGCCCCGGCCAATGACTCCTGGATCTGGTACGACGACCTCAAGGTCTCCACCGTGCGCTCGGACATCTGCGAGCTGAGCACCGGCGGCTGCTGAGCACAGCTTCGATCGGACCCGCACAAAATCTGTGCTGGCGAGATTAGACATTGCTCGCCGGACGGGGTAATGTTCCTCGTGTTGACAGAGAAGAACAGCGAAGCTGACGTGGACAGCCAACGACCTGTCCAAAAGTGTTGAAGGAAGTACGACGGCGGACTCCGCCGGGCCGATCAGTGCAGGGGCTCGGGTTTCGCGCCAAGGTCCGCTCAGAGCGGCTGGAGCCAGTGGTCGCAAGGGGTTCCAGGCTTGAGGGACGGCAATCAGTAGTTGCGGTAGTTGTTCGAGAGTTCAGAAGGGAAAGGATTACACCGTCGGATCGCCCGCCAGTGCCAGTACTTCGCCGGGCGGGTGCCGTGGTTCCATCGAGATTGGAAGGTGGTCTTCGGTTACGCATTCAGCGATCCCCGCAGTGACAGCCTTCACGTGGCGCACTGCGGAACTGCAGTCCCGGCCTCACAGCCGGTAGATGGTGACAATCCAACAACCCCTTGGGCCCCGGTGCTTCGGCACCGGGGCCCTTCGGCGTCCATCTGTTGTCAGCCGACGGCGAGGGCGCGGTACGGGTGCTCAAGCCTTGAGGAAGTTCAGGATCTGCTCAATCTGGCCGAGCAAGGCATGGCCGGCCGGACGGACGGACGGGGAACGGTGTGCACGGTGGAGTTCTCGATCAACCGACTCGAGCGCTCGGCGGTCTGAGCGGCGTCGTACATCGCGTCCGCCTCGCCGACCAGAACAAGCGTGGGAGAAGCGACTCGGCGCAGGATGTCGTCGCTGAGATGCGGCACCCCTGGACGTGGCTTGTAGTGGGTGAAGATCAGCGCGACACCATCGAGGATCGCGCTGTGCTCCTGAAGATCGAGCCCCGCGACTCGAGCGGCGGAGCGGCGTACGGCGCGCCCGCCCAGCATCTGAGCCACGATCGCCTTCGGCAACCAGCCGTACTTCGCCCGGCCGATACCAGCCGGACTCTGCAGCACGAGCCGCCGAACACGCTCCGGATGCCGCGAGGCGAAGTCAACCGCCACCCAGGCTCCGAGTGATATCGCTGCGACCTCTGCGGCGGCGAGATCCAAGGAATCCATCACTTCACCGAGCCACTGGGCCATCTCCCCGGCGTCGAGGTCGGCGCGCGTCGGCGCACTGCGGCCCGGTT encodes:
- a CDS encoding carbohydrate ABC transporter permease, which codes for MSRRAWATLFASPYLLHLLVLTAWPVLALAYLSFTDYDTMSAPSWIGLGNFRRLAGDEAFWKTLLNTGYFAVLYVPAQTFLALVLAVALNQKLRFISVLRGAYFVPVISSWVVIAYVADAVFNPKSGLANSVLAKLGLPEQVWLQSPVLVIPTLALVAVWKGVGAMMVLFLAGLQTIPKELYEAAETDGGNAWQRFRHVTLPGVSGTTFLVLVLSTITTLQAFEQIFVMTGGGPNEASELTVLYMYRQGFEYFQMGYGAAIAWVLFALTLLLTLAQLKLQKRWVHYA
- a CDS encoding ABC transporter substrate-binding protein, with product MNNLTRRAIALTAAGALLATLAACGDGNNDDAASGGQISLKLGYYAEAGGAADKTMRALAEEFGRQNPNIKLELSSAPYDDFFTRLRTQLAGGKAPDVWLSDGVMVQEYAGRNSLRDLSDFAAGIKADDYYGVELNKDADGKLFGFPQGAQTPVLFYNKKLFAAAKVAPPTAEWTYDDLAAAARKLTRDTNGDGKPDVWGMRLYSKSFTESWWPQMKAFGGEILADSNKKVTIDNPGSRAALDWTLDQLYTQKIGPDVVGTEALGGSQNLFPSGQVAMQFGIYARVLPAVQAKVDFDVAPLPKGPSGKRGNVAVVNSWVVNRAASDPKAEAAWKWITYFASEKPQTQWTGIGEAIPINKAVAASEAFLEPGTAPAARQVFVDALKDSDDLGVNPVWTEYTKALSTEINQALSKDKSVADATKAAQQSAQQVIDRFSAAK
- a CDS encoding GntR family transcriptional regulator; the encoded protein is MSDMTNEHGPDEVPRGMKFRTLAHQLREQILTGRWAVGDRLPTEPELARTHQVGINTVRRAVDLLIDDHLVARRQGAGTFVLAVPADSALQRRFVGVLVPSTSYFYPKVIEGIERVLSAAGVRVILSSSEYNLDREAEQTRQLLDAGVDGLLLVPNLHLMAEPDRYFEELPGLPVPYALIERRPPHPAPDDATPYVCTNHQGGAYAAVRHLVELGHRRIGHLGRHRTGTADAIHAGYERAIAEFGLPVLPIATQRREEWSSEELAAYTRTCVDNDVSAVFCLGDRDASALVLHARRLGLTVPDDLAIVAYDDEVADLGEVPLTAVSPPKAEVGALAAELLLRRLGQGETTPIPQVQLQPRLVIRASCGAESENRP
- a CDS encoding polysaccharide lyase, with protein sequence MRRIKALALLTALTLGTAGSPQAAAAPAPEPPSPVNRPAEVSALRVNTFERPASGSAYTRAAWQTDGWTAAWDEGFSSRSWIDGVNFHHNGSKSLRIFYPKGKIGPADSGAQIPLDLSSAREYYVSQWVRFSSDFSWGTTEFAGKVGVGLAGGAACSGGDPCNGYNGFTVRPIWRSGGQAAIYYYSMNHAGEYGDYLNLTNAAGAGIKWPRGSWVNIVQRVRVNTVTNGNANADGQIQVWFNGVSAASISGLRFVRNGDLINRAYFSSFAGGATASFAPANDSWIWYDDLKVSTVRSDICELSTGGC
- a CDS encoding alpha/beta fold hydrolase, whose amino-acid sequence is MNTHSPLFRSLAGAQLVRKRYDAVLTAWPVRAEHRVVGTAFGDTFVSLSGDPAAPPLVLLHGSGSSTAEWGESIETLARHFRTVAVDLIGEPGRSAPTRADLDAGEMAQWLGEVMDSLDLAAAEVAAISLGAWVAVDFASRHPERVRRLVLQSPAGIGRAKYGWLPKAIVAQMLGGRAVRRSAARVAGLDLQEHSAILDGVALIFTHYKPRPGVPHLSDDILRRVASPTLVLVGEADAMYDAAQTAERSSRLIENSTVHTVPRPSVRPAMPCSARLSRS